The genomic region TGAGTAAGAATCGTGTTGCCGGAGCGAATAATTTTTTCGCCGTACTTCGCGATGTTGCTGCACAGCTGCTTGTCCTCTTCATGAATGCGGACAGCTTCTTCCTTGAGCGCGGCACGGATTTGCCGAAGCGGTTTCTTCTGCATCCGGTGCGAGACGTTGCGCATGCGCTCAAGCGCCCACGTCAGATTTACGGCGGTAGGACGAGAGGACGCCAGATAGGAAACAAGGTCGTCCACGTTCCGAACGAGTTCAGCTGAATCCTTTGCCGGAAGGCGTTTCAGGCCCACAAGCACCCCAAAACCCGCCGCCACCCCGATAGCCGGCGCGCCCCGGACCTTCAATTCCTTGATCGCACGCCACACGTCCTCGACCGTATCAAGATAGATATATTGAAGCTTCTCCGGCAGTTTCGTCTGGTCGATTATCTTCAGGCGGCCGTTCTTCCACATAATAGTTTCGGGGGTGGCTATGTTCATGCTATCTCCTTCCCTCTTATTCCATATACGCCCCGAGATGCGCCGAAACGCAGCGCTCGGTGTAAATCTTGAGCAATCCGGAGCGACGAGGCGCTTGATAGGGCTGCACATCTTTTAGCCTCTTCTTCAGAATCTTCTCCATCGCTGACGGCGAACGCTCTTTCCCCTCCGTCCCAATCAGTTCCAGTTGCCCGTTTTCCACGTCGATCAGGATAAGATCATTCTCCTGGACCGCTGCAATAGGACCGCCGGCTGCCGCTTCGGGAGAGACATGCCCGATGCACGGGCCCTTTGAGCCGCCCGAGAACCTGCCGTCGGTAATCAACGCCACGCTTCGATTGAGGACCCGATCCGAGGAAATTGCTTCGGTTACGTAGAACTGTTCAGGCATCCCATTACTTTTTGGCCCTTGATACCGAATTACGAGCGCATCGCCGGGAACAATCCGTTTGTTGTAGATCGCTTCAAGCGCGTCGCCGGAATTCTCGAAAACTCGCGCGCGTCCGGTGAATTTTAACATCTCTTTTATGATGGCTGATCGCTTCAGCACCGCACCCTCGGGCGCCAGGTTTCCCCATAGAACCGCCAGCCCACCCGCTTCCTGCAGCGGATCCGTGACGGTTCGGATGATGTCGATCTTTGAAAGCGCATGATTCTCCAAGAAACGCGGCAGCATCTCGAAATGTCCGGTCTTTTTCAGATCCTCAAGGTTTTCACCGACGGTCTTTCCCGTGACGGTCAGCGCGTCCATAGCCAGGAAATCCTCCAGTTCCCACATGATGGCCGGGACACCGCCTGCCGCCCAGACAAGATTGGAAGGATGCATCCCCGAAGGCCGCACGTTCAGAATAAATGGAATCCTGCTATTTATCTCGGCCACTTTCCGGAGTGAGAACGAGAGCCCCAACTGGTGCGCGATCGCGGGCAAATGAAGCAAGGCGTTTGTCGATCCGCCGATGGCGGCATGAATAATGACAGCGTTGTCCAGCGCCTGTTGAGTCATGATCTTATCGGCCGTAATGCGGCGATCAAACAGGTTAAGCAATCGCCTGCCGGTACTGCGCGCCATTCGCTTCTGCAGAAAATAGCCCGCCGGCAGAAGGGCTGATCCGGGCAAAGCCATTCCTATAGCTTCAGCCAAAATCTGCATCGTTCCTGCTGTCCCCATAAATGCGCACGCGCCCGCACTTGGACATGCATGCTCACGGTAGAACTGATAGTCTTTCCTGGTCATCTTGCGCCGCCGGTAAAGGGAAGCATATGTGCCCACCATATCAAGCGTCGTCTCGGACGGGCCGGTCTGCATGACCCCGCCTGGAACAACAATGGCCGGCATCTTCAGGCGAGCGGCCGCAATCAA from Candidatus Abyssobacteria bacterium SURF_5 harbors:
- a CDS encoding dihydroxy-acid dehydratase — its product is MPHRKKDRLSTERRAAAPEADSLRLGTGWTKNDLEKPWALIECSGGDSHPCSVHLKSLADNVRDGILEEGGAPAQYFCTDICDGVAQGTEAMNYSLASREMLAMVGELHANTGHFDCVAFVSGCDKSLPAHLIAAARLKMPAIVVPGGVMQTGPSETTLDMVGTYASLYRRRKMTRKDYQFYREHACPSAGACAFMGTAGTMQILAEAIGMALPGSALLPAGYFLQKRMARSTGRRLLNLFDRRITADKIMTQQALDNAVIIHAAIGGSTNALLHLPAIAHQLGLSFSLRKVAEINSRIPFILNVRPSGMHPSNLVWAAGGVPAIMWELEDFLAMDALTVTGKTVGENLEDLKKTGHFEMLPRFLENHALSKIDIIRTVTDPLQEAGGLAVLWGNLAPEGAVLKRSAIIKEMLKFTGRARVFENSGDALEAIYNKRIVPGDALVIRYQGPKSNGMPEQFYVTEAISSDRVLNRSVALITDGRFSGGSKGPCIGHVSPEAAAGGPIAAVQENDLILIDVENGQLELIGTEGKERSPSAMEKILKKRLKDVQPYQAPRRSGLLKIYTERCVSAHLGAYME